The DNA window ACCTTTGGCTTTTAATAAGTAGCTCACATTTGGTATCAAATTTCTGTGTCATGGTTTTCTTCTGGTATTTTTTTCTATACGCTTAATTACTGGGAGTCTATTGAAAATGATGTAACAAAGGACATAGATTGGCCGTATGCGATTATTTGAAGAATGGCGTGAGAGGCATTGAGCATAATCTTTTCATTTGTTTCATTTGTTTCATGAGCTTGGGCTTTAATTTCCAGCTAGTCCTGGCACCATCCTGACGTACAAGCCTCTCCAGTAGGCCTATTTGTTTACTTGTAGCTGACTTTAGGTGAACTGGTAAAGTCTTGCAGAAGAAGAGGTGACCTGAGATTTATTATTATGTCATCATAAGAAGAATTCATGCAAACTCGATGACataaaaagcattaggaattaAGGAAGTTTTCCTTTCTGTCCATTGACATGTGTACCAACACAAATGCAGTCTTTCTAGCGCAACAAACGCTTTTGTGTGAATCTTCCTTTAGAACGGGAAAGAGGATGGATATATTATTTTCTTGGGACTTTTTCTGCTTGTCTATTGTGGCTTAGAAGGTATTTGCAGTTGCTATTTCTCAGGATTGCACTGGTAGTGGGTAAGAATAGGATGCCTCTTGCAGAGGTGAAAAGAATATGCAGGAAATGTGTTCTTCCCTTTGTCCACAGCCCAGGCTTGGTGCATATTTACCGCTTATTGTTTGCTAAAGAAGAATGTCTTGTTCATGTTATGCTTCCAATATCAAGTCATCTTTTCCCTTGACGGTTGAGGAAAAATTTTTAGTATAGATTATATAGTATCCTCGCATCCAGATTTGGGTACTCAGAAGAGAGGTGTTCCTCATGTGGCATTCCCAATTGTATCTATTGTCTTGAAAGATATAGGAGAAGAACTTGTTTACGATATTTGTCATCTATTTGACAAATCCTTATTTGGCCATGCAGAACATGTGTATCCTCATTTATGTCCTATTTTGAATTaattgaaatttcaaagaattGATAATTCATAATCTTCTTGCACAGATTTATTTGAAGTGGTGGATAGGAGGGCAAAGCTTGCTGCTGGGGATAATCCCGATGAACAACTTAATCTTCAGACACCAGGTAAAGATCTAATGATTGCTCTTTTAGAAAGAGCTTCTTGTACACGGCACTGTCTGGCCTTTGAACTGCTACCATATTTAGTCATCCAGTCTATCATGTTGTGTTTTGTGTTACAATTTTGCTTGAACTGTGATAACCTTGTTTAGGCATCGTATCTGCTATGCTATAGAAAAAAATTGAGGTTGTTGTTGATGATGTAATTCCTCTTTATAAGCATTCTCAACTTAGCTCAAATACCAGCAAAACTGCTGTTGATGTAATCAGTAATGCTTTTTTCCTTTATGCCTCTTATCACATTTAAAGCTTCTAATGGACGAGGATCTCAACCAAAGAGGACAAGACCAAAAGCAAAGGTATTACAGTGAACTGACCTTAGTTAGAGATTTTCAGACATGAAATGGTATAAATGTAGAAATAAGTTCTATCTGCAGTTATCTGAGTGTAATTATATTTCAGACTAAAAAGCCTCTCTCTTCGGATGAAACTCCAGTGATGGTTGATACTGAAATTAAGCAGAGTATACCTGAAACATCACAAACAGAAGCTGTATTAGATAAAGATACGGCTGCCCAATTAGCTGAAAATAGTGTGGTAAGTCCGCATAGTGTTACTAGAACAATTGTTAATGAGGATCAACATGGTGTCGGTAGAGCTGGCTCCATTGCAGAGACTCCTTCACCTGGAGATGTTATTAATGAGGACTTGAAGACTGATGCGGGTCACATTGAAGCAGAAGCTACTGGACAAATAGAAGTTGTAGCATCGGATAACAATGGTGAAATAGCACAGAAGAATGTCACAGATGCTGATGAGGGAACTGCACCACTCTCTGCTGGTGACCTTGATCGTGCTAATCTCCCAACTGAGTCCAGCCAAAGTACTGTTTTGGGAGAAGCAAAATTTCCTGCAAATATTAGGAATGATGGATCTCAAATTTCAAGTTCAGATGCAATTAGTGATGCTGAAATTCAGCCTAGGGAATCTGATTTAAAAGTTGAATCAGGTCCAGATCAACAGAGGCATTCAGAACGAAGTATTGTTATTTCTTCTGAGAAAGTACAAGAGCAACTTGATGAGGTAAAGTATGTTATAGGCAAAATAATGTggcatttttcttatttttaggGCAGTAGACTTTCTATATCTTTATTGTGCATGGTCTTTGTTAATGTTGTCCTATAATTCTACAGGCTCAAGGACTACTGAAAAATGCAATTTCTACTGGTCAGTCCAAAGAAGCAAGGTTAGCCCGGGTAAGGTTATAGAATTATCATTTTGTCACTCAGTTGTAAAATCGTAGAATACTATTAGAAGCATTGTTTGCTCTTGATTTTCAGTTACAATTATCAAATCTTTTTACAATTGTTTTACTGCTATGGCAAATTATCAATCATGTGCAACTTCTATCAGATTATATACTGGAAATTTTGACCTGTTCGTAATTAAAAAAGTGCAAGAAAAATACTTCTGCTTGATGTTTTAAATTACTCCAGTAATGCTTAACTGAGATTTAACTAACCATTATCAGATTTGTGCTGGTCTTTCATCTCGTCTTCAAGAGTATAAATCTGAAAATGCACAGCTAGAAGAGCTACTTGTTGCAGAGGTGAGACACAAacgatttctttctttttgatgaGACTTTTGGATCTGTAAAATTGACCTTCAGTCAGTATTCCATTAAATACAAGCTGTTTTTACTTATTGATTTCCTAATGCACCAGAGAGATCTGAGTAGATCATACGAGGAGAGCATTAAGCATCTTCAAAAAGATTTATCTGTCTCCAAAAGTGAGGTTACCAGGGTGGAGTCCAACATGGCTGATGCATTGGCTACTAAGAATGCTGAAATTGAGGCACTTGTCAATTCTGTGGATGGACTGAAGAGACAAGCTGCTTTAGCTGAAGGAAATTTGGCATCACTGCAGGTCTGTTTACGTGGTTGTGCAGCAGGCACAGACCTCTTTTCTGCAATATTTAGTTTCTATATGGTGACCAATGAGTTGCCCAAAATTGGCACTTATGTGTAGCAAATCACTTTTCCTTGTGCAGCTTATGTATAGCAAATCACTTTGATTTTGGGTTCTTTAAAATGGGAATGTTAGCCTGAGAcgtttttctctttcttttataCTTGGTATATGCCTAAAAGGCTACAATTCCTGTCTTGGTTTTCACATTTAATTATCTCTTATCTTTTATGGTTTTTGGGTTTTGTGGAGTTGGTAACTTGGATGGATGCTGGGGAAAGACTGGGTGACACAAAATTGAATGTttgaccctttttttttaatgtttgtcCTTGGTTGgtctttcttttaattattttctctgCAATTTCCTTTCGATAAAGACAGAAGGAACAAGTCATTTTCTGATGTTTTTGATATCCATATAGAACAGCATTAGAACATGCTATATCTTTTACTTAATAATGATATTTTTTGGAGCTTATTTTCGTCAGTATCAGTCCTATTGTTTTTCTCTGATAATACATGTATATTTTCCAACCTTCACTGTTGCATTCAATAGTCATTGATTCCTATTCCTTTGTTACTCTTTTTCAGGCAAACATGGAGTCTATAATGAGAAACAGGGAGCTTACAGAAACAAGAATGATGCAAGTAAGTTAATCTAATAGGTTGTGATATGCCATGCTTGCACTTGGAGATAGCAGCTATGATGCTGCTTTGTGCATATTATTTATGTTGGCAACAAACATTTTCTTGTTTCAGGCCTTAAGGGAAGAGCTGGCTGCTGCAGAACGAAGAGCTGAAGATGAGCGTACTGCACATAATGCTACAAAGATGGTTCATATCAAAATACTCATATTTTACTTCTCCTGTTTTGTAATTGGCTCCCTAGGTGTGGGGATTGGAGTGCCATCTATTTGAAATTTGATTGACCTTTGATCTTAATGAATAGGCTGCTATGGAAAGGGAAGTAGAATTGGAACATCGGGCTATTGAGGCATCAACAGCATTAGCTAGAATTCAGGTACTAAAGAGTGGTCGTCTTCTCTTTCATGCTTAAATCATGTTTGTGTTACCATGACTGTTTTGCTTTCAAATTCATCTCGCATGCTGAAAGTTATGCATTTTTGGCACTTGGGAAGAGTTGAAATATTATGATACTGATTTCAGTATTCATTTAAGAGAATACAGGTACTCCCTTTAGCACCATTACTTTTATCATGATCAGCCATTCAGTTTACCCAGGCTGTTGGGCATACCCTTGATTTCAACCGAGTAAAGCAAGAGTCAAATCAGACCAACTATGCAACAATCATTTAACTACTGGAACAGAGCTAAGAGTAAAAAATGGTTAACGGAATCCTCAACTCTAAATATGAGCTAAGATTGGAAAGAAGAAGTCTCCTTAACTATTGGGCATTCAGTTTACACAAGATCAGCCATTCAGTTTACAGAAGCTATTGGGCATACCCTTGATTTCAACCGAGTAAAACAAGAACCAACAGAATCAAACCAATTATGCACCAATCATCTAACTACTAGAACAGAGCTATGAGTAAAAAATGGTTAATGGAATCCTCAATTCTAAACATGAGCTAAGATTGGAAAGGAGAAGAAATCAGAGACTTTGTAAAAACATGGAAAGCAGACAGTGACGTGTCTTTCTGAAAATTTGATTCTGTAAGTTAAAATCAAAATAGAGAAGAAACCATTTTATTGTTTGCTTAAGGTTGGTTTTCTGAATAGTTTCTAAACCTCATACACATATACTGGCATTACAGTGGAGATGCTGCTTTAATTTTGCCCTGCACCATTTTTCCCCCTTAATTTTTCTCTAGTTAAGATGTGGGGAAGGAAAAGGGGATTAGAACCGAGAACGTCTAAATCCTGGACCCTTAACCTCAGTATCTGCACATCATGTATTTTGGCCACTTCTTTTTCCTTGTTTCTATTCTTTACCAGCAAGGGTTAACCTCATTATAATCTACTCATCAAAAGATTTGGATGTGACCCTCATCAAAAGATTTGGATTCATAAGAATTTTTAGTGATGATTTTGGAGTAGCAATTTTCTTGTGTTCATAGCTGAATCTTCCCTGTCTTCTGACATTTAATAGTTAATGTGATAATTAAACTTATGGTTACAACCTTTAGAATTtgacatttttctttcttcagaGGACTGCAGATGAAAGAGCCACAAAAGCAGCTGAACTTGAGCAGAAGGTGGCACTGCTTGAGGTAGTAAAGATGTCTTTGAATTGATGTCCATATGCTTATGTCTTCTTGATAAAATAACAGCACTTACAATTGATATCAGGTTGAATGTTCAACTCTCAATCAAGAACTACAAGATATGGAAACTCGTGCTCGCCGTGGACAAAAGAAGTCTCCAGAAGAAGCAAATCAAGCCATTCAGGTTTGAGAAATTGCAGTTATGGATCCAGTGTTGATGGAACTTAACAGATGCTCATCCATAGTTCATCATATGCCCTTCTTTCTTGCATGTATTTCATGCTTCTATGATTTATGTCATTTGTTGAAGAATAGAAGGAATAAAGAAATGGAATAGGTCTATGTTCAGAACAATGCCTTTCTATCTCTTGCATATGGTTGAATGTGTGATAGCAACTGTTAAAAGAGTAAGGTATGTAGATGCCATACCTGAATATGACAAATGACGATTATGGCACCAATTTCTTAAAGTGCAGACCCACATTAAATTTCCAACGTCTCCGGTACAATGATTTTTGGTCTAATCGTGGGAACATGTATCTCTGTAACTTGGGCCTTTATACTTTTAGTCCCTAGACATTTCCATCATCATTCCTTTTGCTTCCAAACTTGAACATGCTGTTATTTACATTTTTCACATCAGAAAGCAAAGCAAGTAATGTGGTTTTTATGTTTAATGTTCtgtaattctttttttaattttatatggCTGTTGCTTGTGGATGGTTCTACTTTGAGTTAAAAGATGTGTACTGCATTTGCCCGTTTGTTAACCACATAAAAAGTTTGGAGATGGTATTATCCATTTTTCAGCAGTTTTGTTGTTAATGGCATGAATATTTTTCCATGAAGATGCAAGCATGGCAAGAAGAGGTGGAGCGTGCACGTCAAGGTCAAAGAGATGCTGAGAGCAAGCTTTCTTCTATGGAGGCAAGATATTCTTCCACTATAATGTTCAATAATAATTTAAAGTAGGCTCATTTGCTGACATATTTGGAAGAGTGACCTTGCATGAAGACTGCTAGGAAATGTAATCCTATGATGTCTTATCTGCAGTTGGTTTTGTGGTTTTTATTTACCCAGTATTTAACCCATGTCCATTGTGTCTGCAATTTATTGGAGAGTATCATGTTCATGTTACCAATCAATATCCACTATACCTACCTCAGAATCATACTGGTTGTTTTTACCAATTTCAGCTTCTTACCTAAGTGGACCAAACCTTACTAAACAGTGCCACCATTAGTGCCACATTAAACCACCACCATCACACATGTATTCTGCCATTGCTTAACCTCAATACCAACTCAAACCAACCATTCAACTGTCTTGAAATCATTTCTTTGAGCAAAAGCTCTTGGCTAATAATAATGAGAAGATTTTCTGCAAAAGTGAGTTCCATGGCAAATGCTAAAATGGAGAGAGAGA is part of the Coffea eugenioides isolate CCC68of chromosome 6, Ceug_1.0, whole genome shotgun sequence genome and encodes:
- the LOC113776082 gene encoding golgin candidate 1; translation: MASWLKAAEDLFEVVDRRAKLAAGDNPDEQLNLQTPASNGRGSQPKRTRPKAKTKKPLSSDETPVMVDTEIKQSIPETSQTEAVLDKDTAAQLAENSVVSPHSVTRTIVNEDQHGVGRAGSIAETPSPGDVINEDLKTDAGHIEAEATGQIEVVASDNNGEIAQKNVTDADEGTAPLSAGDLDRANLPTESSQSTVLGEAKFPANIRNDGSQISSSDAISDAEIQPRESDLKVESGPDQQRHSERSIVISSEKVQEQLDEAQGLLKNAISTGQSKEARLARICAGLSSRLQEYKSENAQLEELLVAERDLSRSYEESIKHLQKDLSVSKSEVTRVESNMADALATKNAEIEALVNSVDGLKRQAALAEGNLASLQANMESIMRNRELTETRMMQALREELAAAERRAEDERTAHNATKMAAMEREVELEHRAIEASTALARIQRTADERATKAAELEQKVALLEVECSTLNQELQDMETRARRGQKKSPEEANQAIQMQAWQEEVERARQGQRDAESKLSSMEAEVQKMRVEMASMKRDAEHYSRQEHMELEKRYRELTDLLYYKQTQLETMASEKAAAEFQLEKELKRLQEAQVEAERNRTSRRASSSWEEDTEIKALETLPLHHRHMVGASMQLHKAAKLLDSGAVRATKFLWRYPYARVVLLFYLVFVHLFLMHLLHRLQEQADTYASREVAESMGLANRTLP